In one Rhodothermales bacterium genomic region, the following are encoded:
- a CDS encoding polysaccharide pyruvyl transferase family protein, whose product MNLKTLSKIVQGYQAAVPHPRQRLPRVIQFPVNDICNSQCQMCHIWKQKLGRQITPDEIRVALANPLYREVTSVGINGGEPTLRKDLAELVQALIDVLPKLERINLITNAIVQKRVKKAVDELADTCGAAGVHLDVMVSLDGIGDVHDRVRGIKGNFASALGVLDHIQTHAGVQSYRIGCTVIRENVYHVEEVLDWCQRRDLYARFRIGIPHQRLYGKDIVDPFAFTWEERFHFANFIDHLHLHYERQEGRRAFYRSLRDQVIYGKERKAGCSWKNEGVTLLSDGGLAYCAVESKTIGNVIDDDSEAVFWANADHLSEIVEDKCKFCLHDYEGFSDRSTYVQSIGRAAIKSLPQVVPGAIRLAAGTLRVQEEKRRLRDVRALAAPARRSPASGRVLICGWYGTETLGDKAILGGIVDTLRLTHPDAEVDVAAIEPYITENTRRQMPELRLARILSLAEARTQVKAGAYGLVVMGGGPLMTGVSQCIDMLELLALGRAAGAATLVAGCGIGPLGGPRDAIVRELLETADRVLLRDRRSIATARNVLGWDGEAGVMLDPAFLWIARQAAGTPVEPTDRVLLALRDWPVNEYAAGLSPDDAIRARTHFEEEVLGFADGAADRMPGAVVIPFCMHKQAVGGDDRMFYRRLLADRPALLARLDDRHRPPAEDLAAFRSSRLVVAMRFHSVVFAIAAGRPFLAIDYTLGGKIAGLLDDLGLADRLIALTSFNADDAWRMALAAQAPPSIQSHLDASRQVLSEAFIRLLS is encoded by the coding sequence ATGAATCTTAAGACCCTTTCAAAGATCGTTCAGGGCTATCAGGCGGCCGTCCCACACCCGAGGCAGCGCTTGCCGCGGGTGATCCAGTTTCCCGTGAACGACATCTGCAATTCCCAGTGCCAGATGTGCCACATCTGGAAGCAGAAGCTGGGCCGGCAGATTACGCCGGACGAGATCCGTGTGGCGCTCGCCAATCCGCTCTACCGCGAAGTCACCTCCGTAGGCATCAACGGAGGCGAGCCGACCCTGCGCAAAGATCTGGCGGAACTGGTGCAGGCGCTCATCGACGTGCTCCCGAAGCTCGAACGGATCAACCTCATCACGAACGCGATCGTCCAGAAGCGGGTAAAAAAGGCCGTCGACGAGTTGGCCGACACCTGCGGCGCCGCCGGCGTCCACCTCGATGTCATGGTGTCCCTCGACGGCATCGGCGATGTACACGACCGTGTCCGCGGGATCAAGGGCAACTTCGCCTCGGCCTTGGGCGTGCTGGATCATATCCAGACACACGCCGGCGTCCAGTCCTACCGCATCGGATGCACCGTCATCCGAGAAAACGTGTACCACGTGGAGGAAGTGCTGGACTGGTGCCAACGCCGTGACCTCTATGCCCGCTTCCGGATTGGCATCCCGCACCAGAGGCTCTATGGCAAGGACATCGTCGATCCCTTCGCGTTTACCTGGGAGGAGCGGTTCCATTTCGCCAATTTCATCGATCACCTCCACCTCCACTACGAGCGGCAGGAAGGCCGGCGCGCCTTCTACCGGAGCCTGCGCGACCAGGTGATCTACGGGAAAGAGCGCAAGGCGGGCTGTAGCTGGAAAAACGAGGGTGTCACGCTGCTGTCCGATGGCGGCCTGGCTTATTGCGCCGTGGAGAGCAAGACGATTGGGAATGTGATCGACGATGACTCCGAGGCCGTGTTCTGGGCGAATGCGGACCACCTCTCCGAAATCGTAGAGGATAAGTGCAAGTTCTGCCTGCACGATTACGAAGGGTTTTCGGATCGGTCGACGTACGTGCAGAGCATCGGCAGAGCGGCGATCAAGTCGCTGCCGCAGGTTGTGCCGGGGGCGATCCGGCTGGCCGCCGGCACGCTGCGGGTGCAGGAAGAAAAACGGCGGCTGCGCGACGTGCGCGCGCTCGCCGCGCCCGCCCGCCGATCGCCGGCTTCAGGGCGTGTCCTCATCTGCGGCTGGTACGGTACCGAGACACTCGGCGACAAAGCCATCCTTGGCGGGATCGTCGACACCCTCCGGCTGACCCATCCGGACGCCGAGGTGGATGTAGCCGCGATCGAACCCTACATCACCGAAAACACGCGGCGTCAGATGCCGGAGTTGCGCCTGGCCCGTATACTCTCGCTCGCCGAGGCGCGGACACAGGTGAAGGCCGGCGCGTACGGACTCGTCGTGATGGGCGGCGGACCCTTGATGACGGGCGTTTCGCAGTGTATCGATATGCTCGAACTGCTGGCCCTGGGCCGCGCCGCCGGTGCGGCGACGCTTGTCGCCGGCTGCGGCATCGGGCCGCTGGGAGGCCCACGCGACGCCATCGTCCGGGAGCTGCTGGAGACGGCGGACCGCGTCCTGCTCCGCGACCGAAGGTCGATTGCGACGGCTCGCAACGTCCTGGGCTGGGACGGCGAGGCCGGCGTCATGCTCGATCCCGCGTTCCTCTGGATCGCCCGGCAGGCGGCTGGGACACCCGTCGAGCCGACCGACCGGGTGCTGCTCGCGCTCCGCGACTGGCCCGTGAACGAATACGCCGCCGGCCTCTCGCCGGACGACGCGATACGCGCGCGGACGCATTTCGAAGAGGAAGTGCTCGGGTTCGCCGACGGCGCGGCCGACCGCATGCCCGGCGCCGTGGTCATCCCATTTTGTATGCATAAACAGGCCGTCGGCGGGGACGACCGCATGTTCTACCGCCGCCTGCTCGCGGATCGCCCCGCACTCCTGGCCCGGCTCGATGACCGGCATCGCCCGCCGGCCGAGGACCTCGCGGCCTTTCGATCCAGTCGCCTCGTCGTCGCCATGCGGTTCCACAGCGTGGTCTTCGCCATCGCGGCCGGTCGGCCGTTCCTGGCTATCGACTATACGCTGGGTGGCAAGATCGCCGGCTTGTTGGACGACCTCGGCCTCGCCGATCGTCTCATCGCCCTGACATCCTTCAACGCCGACGACGCCTGGCGCATGGCCCTCGCGGCCCAGGCGCCGCCCTCCATACAGTCGCACCTGGATGCGTCGCGTCAGGTGCTCTCCGAGGCCTTCATCCGGTTGCTGTCGTGA